Proteins encoded together in one Chitinophaga varians window:
- a CDS encoding RNA polymerase sigma-70 factor, translating into MPHEDISGPIDRWLQGDDTAFEAVFHYYRQRLLRYTFRYLKNETDAEDLTTDILVKVWQCRQSVTNPATFENYLFTIARNRVIKAWQKKVDHLFSLDAGGEATDPATANDPVLYGELMRHYQESLAGLPEQRRRIFLLHREQNLTYKEIAQQLNISPKTVENQISATLKQLRTQLAQHLASIIL; encoded by the coding sequence ATGCCGCATGAGGACATTTCAGGCCCGATAGACCGATGGCTGCAGGGAGATGATACCGCTTTTGAAGCGGTATTTCATTATTACCGCCAAAGGCTGCTGCGTTACACTTTCCGTTATCTCAAAAACGAGACGGATGCCGAAGACCTCACCACAGACATACTGGTCAAAGTCTGGCAGTGCCGGCAGTCCGTCACTAACCCCGCTACTTTTGAAAACTACCTGTTTACCATTGCCCGCAACCGTGTTATCAAAGCATGGCAGAAAAAAGTAGACCACCTGTTTTCCCTTGATGCAGGCGGAGAAGCCACCGATCCGGCCACAGCCAATGACCCTGTGCTGTATGGAGAATTAATGCGTCATTACCAGGAAAGTCTTGCCGGCCTTCCCGAGCAACGGCGCCGGATATTCCTGTTGCACCGGGAACAAAACCTCACTTACAAGGAAATCGCCCAACAGTTGAACATCTCCCCAAAAACAGTAGAAAACCAGATCTCCGCCACATTAAAACAATTACGCACACAACTCGCCCAACATCTGGCCTCCATCATTTTATAG
- a CDS encoding FecR family protein, with protein sequence MQQQPVDKTLIRIYINDRCTQEQLAMIQQYLRHPAYEESLQEWLLQDWQQVSGETYAPETDADKKYEEYLALVKPSTPVKQLPRVRWWKIAAAAAFAGIILLTGRHWQQNQQQRALREQQWVQLHNEAGKRISIILPDSSQVYLDAASSLRYNKNYSVTNRKIILEGEAYFIVKHGGRHPFSVQTNNLTTVDIGTAFNVRYRNTEPSIKVAVAEGAVNVIDQEQPAAGNIASLTQRQLLVFDTGTHQATVHTLSDTERIGAWRHGILAFRKQSLKEVAAELERYYGISIRFARPELADGIITTTLHQATAGEALDIVAMTAGVTIKKSGQTVLIQ encoded by the coding sequence ATGCAGCAGCAACCCGTAGACAAAACACTTATCAGGATTTATATAAATGACCGGTGTACCCAGGAACAACTGGCCATGATCCAGCAGTACCTGCGCCATCCCGCCTATGAGGAAAGCCTTCAGGAATGGCTGTTGCAGGACTGGCAGCAAGTCTCCGGTGAAACATACGCACCTGAAACTGATGCAGACAAAAAGTACGAGGAATACCTTGCTTTGGTAAAACCGTCAACGCCTGTAAAACAGTTACCACGTGTCCGTTGGTGGAAAATTGCTGCAGCGGCGGCATTCGCAGGCATTATTCTACTCACCGGCCGGCACTGGCAGCAAAACCAGCAACAACGGGCTTTACGGGAACAGCAATGGGTACAGTTGCATAATGAAGCCGGCAAAAGGATCAGCATCATACTGCCCGACAGTTCGCAGGTATACCTGGACGCCGCCAGCAGCCTGCGATACAACAAGAACTATAGCGTCACCAACCGGAAAATCATTCTTGAAGGAGAAGCATACTTCATTGTAAAACATGGTGGCAGGCATCCTTTCAGCGTTCAAACGAATAACCTTACCACCGTTGATATTGGTACCGCTTTCAACGTCCGTTATCGTAACACGGAGCCTTCCATCAAAGTGGCGGTTGCCGAAGGGGCCGTCAATGTTATAGATCAGGAGCAGCCCGCAGCAGGCAACATAGCCTCGTTGACCCAAAGGCAGCTGTTAGTCTTCGATACCGGCACTCATCAGGCCACCGTACACACGCTGTCCGATACAGAGCGCATTGGCGCATGGCGGCATGGCATACTGGCATTCCGTAAACAATCCCTGAAAGAAGTGGCAGCCGAGCTGGAACGGTACTATGGCATCAGCATTCGTTTTGCCAGACCGGAACTTGCCGACGGCATCATCACCACCACCCTTCATCAGGCCACGGCAGGGGAAGCACTGGACATTGTAGCCATGACAGCCGGTGTAACCATAAAAAAGTCCGGTCAAACCGTATTGATACAATAA
- a CDS encoding carboxypeptidase regulatory-like domain-containing protein, whose protein sequence is MKKIRTGHLSMLPRKTFSTLLLGCLLVLNVALSAQDAGKKISVRFRNTPLREACTQLEQQTGFSFSYSENSLSAYGKNVTLSLSDAALTSVLTSIFDKSPITYTIKGKLIFLVPDPAYKAASDPAKKVPGRVTGKVIDEGNGDPLPDVTIRIGDKGTTSAKDGSFSVVLPQGTYQAEVSSIGYVSKLITDIDVKDATASDVNITLKREKKTLAGVVVTSSVKKETINALYARQKNEAGIINGISREQIAALPDKNVGETLKRISGISTNDNRRVVVRGIAERYNLAMMDGAILPSTDVQVRDFEFDIIPSNLIDNVIVSKTSTPDMSFGFGGGLIQVNTFAIPQQNFTTIGIGGKYIAGSTGKEFLGYGRGNKDYLGFDDGSREHFPDDLLTFNNQNYNPKNPNAPPTPGVAQITPAMIAEQNKRIGGLERMGTRTYRAVPGQNYQFSLGRSYQLKQHRLGFVGSISYRNEQSIDDISHFERGDWEKIGAPAYDAVTGDQLQPTTSKHYNFNTTWGALLNMGWSTKNHKITVRNFYSRVFNNQFSRLVGWGNEIGYEDAPAVREYDRPKFIDLLQNRIGGEHTLGAFQFDWNVARNKLTNLEKDAVEAWLVPTRTLNNTTHNVMPSGVTNPGNGTFNRAQYLYEETNKIAEAALSYHFKTLGQKQTVKAGYQFMERQGLYDWMVLPIGSVEPQGSAYPFVPVQEWTRYLAFNDPLKDLMYYPASFSRNSYEGKNTNQAVYGMMDNRITSWLRLVWGIRAEYYQYERLKNGSNDLTIATMIEQGEKLKYVDPESGKIVSPFADPTSEEKKWRYLPSASLTATPIKDFNIRAAYAQSVVRPALIENSRMIRYDPGIGAYRRNEGVLSTLIDHYDLRLEWYPQPGEVISAGFFYKYFDKPVEIYRMQPDATMRVYVTTQNSEWAKVKGWEFDIRKRLGFMNPGWKWLNNIFVSGNLTLQSSEVQSSIFQGKGLSEDKYGVRYEYRTKTLQKEKRPLYGQVPVLYNIGVQYAGNRLGANVAFNHMGYKTFTAGMTPNIVEYERPRDQVDAQLSYAFLKDKKLNVKLNISNITNSAYRFYINSTDTYKYQDKWNGLSLSQIPATEWSDIYEWKEGFSQKYEEGHYETSADGKTKTRIGDKDTFIRKVGTSFSLSLSYTF, encoded by the coding sequence ATGAAAAAAATCCGAACGGGGCATTTGAGCATGCTGCCCCGAAAAACGTTCAGTACTCTTTTACTGGGATGCCTGCTGGTATTGAACGTTGCGTTATCAGCACAAGATGCCGGCAAAAAAATATCCGTGCGATTCAGGAACACCCCGTTACGGGAAGCCTGCACCCAGCTTGAACAACAAACAGGCTTCAGTTTCTCCTATTCCGAAAACTCCCTGTCAGCCTATGGCAAAAATGTTACACTCTCCTTATCAGATGCAGCGTTGACAAGTGTGCTGACAAGCATCTTCGACAAAAGCCCGATCACTTATACCATCAAAGGGAAACTGATCTTCCTCGTTCCGGACCCTGCTTACAAAGCCGCCTCCGACCCTGCTAAAAAAGTGCCCGGGCGCGTGACCGGCAAAGTGATTGACGAAGGAAACGGCGACCCGCTGCCCGACGTCACCATCCGTATTGGGGACAAAGGCACCACCAGCGCAAAAGACGGGTCATTCAGCGTTGTCCTGCCCCAGGGAACCTATCAGGCTGAAGTATCCTCTATCGGCTATGTTTCCAAGCTGATTACCGACATAGATGTAAAAGACGCCACCGCCTCCGACGTAAACATTACCCTCAAAAGAGAGAAAAAAACACTGGCTGGCGTAGTGGTCACCTCTTCCGTAAAAAAAGAAACTATCAATGCGCTCTATGCCCGTCAGAAGAACGAAGCCGGCATCATCAACGGCATCAGCAGGGAACAGATTGCGGCATTGCCTGACAAAAACGTGGGCGAAACCCTGAAACGGATTTCCGGTATCAGCACCAACGACAACCGGCGTGTAGTAGTACGCGGTATTGCCGAGCGGTACAATCTTGCCATGATGGACGGCGCCATACTGCCCAGCACCGACGTGCAGGTACGCGATTTCGAATTTGACATCATCCCCAGCAACCTGATTGATAATGTGATCGTATCCAAAACCTCCACACCAGACATGAGCTTTGGTTTTGGTGGCGGCCTTATACAGGTGAACACGTTCGCCATCCCGCAGCAGAACTTTACTACCATCGGCATCGGCGGAAAATACATAGCAGGCAGCACCGGGAAAGAATTCCTGGGCTATGGCCGTGGCAATAAAGACTATCTGGGCTTTGACGACGGCAGCAGAGAGCATTTCCCGGACGACCTGCTGACCTTCAACAACCAAAATTATAACCCCAAAAATCCCAATGCCCCGCCAACACCGGGCGTTGCACAGATAACACCGGCGATGATCGCCGAACAAAACAAAAGAATAGGTGGACTGGAAAGAATGGGCACCAGGACCTACAGGGCGGTGCCCGGCCAGAACTACCAGTTCAGCCTTGGCCGCAGCTATCAGCTGAAGCAACATCGTTTAGGTTTTGTAGGCTCCATTAGCTATCGCAATGAACAGTCGATTGATGATATCTCCCACTTTGAACGGGGCGACTGGGAGAAAATTGGCGCGCCCGCCTATGATGCCGTCACCGGTGATCAATTACAGCCCACCACTTCCAAACACTATAATTTTAACACCACCTGGGGCGCCTTGCTCAACATGGGCTGGAGCACCAAAAACCATAAAATCACAGTACGTAACTTCTATTCCCGGGTGTTCAACAACCAGTTTTCCCGCCTTGTAGGCTGGGGTAACGAGATTGGCTATGAAGATGCTCCTGCTGTCAGGGAATACGACCGTCCCAAATTTATCGACCTGCTGCAAAACCGCATCGGTGGCGAGCATACGCTGGGGGCTTTTCAGTTTGACTGGAACGTGGCCCGCAACAAGCTGACCAACCTGGAAAAAGACGCAGTGGAAGCCTGGCTGGTGCCTACCCGTACGCTCAACAACACCACGCATAATGTTATGCCCAGCGGTGTTACCAACCCGGGCAACGGCACCTTCAACAGAGCGCAGTATTTATATGAAGAAACCAACAAAATAGCGGAAGCCGCCCTGAGCTATCATTTCAAAACACTGGGACAAAAACAAACCGTCAAAGCCGGTTACCAGTTTATGGAGCGTCAGGGATTATATGACTGGATGGTTTTACCTATAGGCTCTGTAGAACCGCAGGGCAGCGCCTATCCTTTTGTGCCGGTACAGGAATGGACCAGGTACCTGGCATTCAATGATCCGTTGAAAGACCTGATGTATTATCCCGCTTCGTTCTCCCGTAACAGTTATGAAGGAAAAAATACCAATCAGGCAGTTTATGGCATGATGGACAACCGTATTACCAGCTGGTTGCGCCTCGTATGGGGAATCAGGGCAGAGTATTATCAATACGAAAGGCTGAAAAACGGCTCCAACGACCTCACTATCGCCACGATGATAGAACAGGGAGAAAAGCTTAAATATGTTGATCCGGAAAGCGGCAAGATCGTCTCTCCTTTCGCAGATCCTACCTCAGAAGAAAAAAAGTGGCGTTACCTTCCTTCCGCCAGTCTCACCGCCACACCGATAAAAGACTTCAACATCAGGGCAGCCTACGCGCAATCAGTAGTAAGGCCTGCACTGATCGAGAACTCGCGTATGATACGTTATGACCCAGGAATAGGCGCTTACCGTCGCAATGAAGGCGTGTTGTCTACCCTGATAGACCACTACGATCTGCGTCTGGAATGGTATCCTCAGCCTGGTGAAGTCATCTCCGCAGGCTTCTTTTATAAGTATTTCGATAAACCAGTGGAGATATACCGCATGCAGCCGGATGCCACCATGAGGGTATACGTGACCACCCAAAACTCTGAATGGGCCAAGGTGAAAGGCTGGGAATTTGATATCCGTAAACGGCTTGGGTTTATGAACCCCGGCTGGAAATGGCTGAACAATATCTTCGTGAGCGGCAACCTTACGCTTCAAAGTTCTGAAGTGCAGTCCAGCATCTTCCAGGGGAAAGGTCTTTCGGAAGATAAATATGGTGTCCGGTATGAATACCGCACCAAAACGCTGCAGAAAGAAAAACGCCCATTGTACGGCCAGGTACCGGTATTGTACAATATCGGCGTTCAATATGCCGGTAATCGTTTAGGCGCCAACGTGGCCTTCAACCACATGGGCTATAAAACCTTTACCGCCGGCATGACACCTAATATCGTGGAATACGAACGGCCACGCGACCAGGTAGACGCGCAACTGAGCTACGCCTTCCTGAAAGACAAAAAGCTGAACGTAAAACTGAATATCAGCAACATCACCAACAGCGCTTACCGTTTTTACATCAACAGCACCGACACCTATAAATACCAGGACAAATGGAACGGCCTTTCCCTGTCGCAAATACCGGCCACAGAATGGAGCGACATCTACGAATGGAAAGAAGGTTTCTCGCAGAAATATGAAGAAGGACATTATGAAACATCGGCAGATGGAAAAACCAAAACCAGGATCGGAGATAAAGACACCTTCATTCGCAAAGTAGGAACATCTTTCAGTCTGTCACTCTCCTATACATTCTAA
- a CDS encoding DUF4375 domain-containing protein, producing MDEQRQAFEDYSFEVTGRLFDQHGGKLEQLPEKEQEVVRIWRLEADMYNGGFLQYFCNWGYENFEKTQQILTRLGAVQSLAIITEYEQAITVLKNDERITELWDIPKYMDEYLNEEQQQRLNELDELYWENPDDIQLLGYNYYLKQDA from the coding sequence ATGGATGAACAAAGACAAGCTTTTGAAGACTATTCTTTTGAAGTGACCGGCCGGCTCTTCGATCAGCATGGCGGCAAACTGGAACAGCTCCCGGAAAAAGAACAGGAAGTAGTACGGATATGGCGGCTGGAAGCGGATATGTATAACGGCGGCTTCCTGCAGTACTTCTGCAACTGGGGCTACGAAAATTTTGAAAAGACACAGCAGATACTGACCAGGCTGGGCGCAGTTCAAAGCCTGGCGATCATCACAGAATATGAACAGGCAATCACTGTGCTGAAAAATGATGAGAGAATTACGGAGCTGTGGGACATCCCCAAATACATGGACGAATACCTGAATGAAGAACAACAGCAACGGCTCAACGAACTGGATGAGCTGTACTGGGAAAACCCGGATGATATCCAATTATTAGGTTATAACTATTATTTGAAACAAGATGCGTAA
- a CDS encoding carboxymuconolactone decarboxylase family protein, with product MDTFLAPVEQPKSLMMKLAYYFTRKQFGKVLAPLKVHAVRLPVAFGMFYGKVNKLDKKLTLSNETILLVRQQVARLNICLFCMDIARWEVIRSSMDSAKFDALPDYASSNLFTPAEKALLDYTTALTQHKKVNPDTFSRMAMFYNETQICEVVWLIASEHLYNMTNIGLNIHSDMLCDMRRRSQG from the coding sequence ATGGACACTTTTCTCGCCCCTGTAGAGCAACCTAAAAGCCTGATGATGAAACTGGCTTATTATTTTACCCGTAAGCAGTTCGGTAAAGTACTGGCTCCGCTGAAAGTACACGCTGTAAGATTGCCGGTAGCTTTCGGCATGTTCTATGGCAAAGTGAACAAACTGGACAAAAAACTGACCTTAAGCAACGAAACCATTCTGCTGGTACGGCAACAGGTAGCGCGGTTGAACATCTGCCTCTTCTGCATGGACATCGCGCGATGGGAGGTTATCCGCTCTTCCATGGACAGCGCCAAATTCGACGCCCTTCCCGACTACGCCTCCAGCAACCTGTTCACCCCAGCAGAAAAAGCGCTGCTGGATTACACAACAGCGCTGACACAGCATAAAAAAGTAAACCCGGACACATTCTCCCGCATGGCCATGTTTTACAACGAAACACAGATCTGTGAAGTGGTATGGCTGATTGCCAGCGAACACCTGTATAACATGACCAACATCGGGCTGAACATACATTCTGATATGCTGTGTGATATGCGCCGGAGGTCCCAGGGCTGA
- a CDS encoding endonuclease/exonuclease/phosphatase family protein, whose amino-acid sequence MSRYLVISLLLLLCACSKSDGKKEGPPAPVKEKIRLKVMTYNIYGARASTGAPADLSLLAKVINEQQPDLVALQEVDVFTNRTGITVHQAKELAALTGMEWFFTKAIDVSGGQYGDAVLSRLPIKESKRYALPVDPNVSGEFRSVAMIKVNKEGKDFYFASTHLDHLSQEENRLVQAAELKKIVAALDLPLIMAGDLNAVPTSQTMNIIRSFMNLGCTQQCPLTFPSNKPDRTIDYIMTTPNGGFSVSTYQPLTGYIADKNVYASDHCAVVATISIN is encoded by the coding sequence ATGTCCAGATATCTTGTAATAAGCCTGCTGCTGTTACTCTGTGCGTGTAGTAAATCAGACGGTAAAAAAGAAGGTCCGCCGGCGCCTGTGAAAGAGAAAATCCGATTGAAGGTGATGACTTATAACATCTACGGCGCGCGTGCCAGTACCGGCGCACCGGCCGATCTGTCTTTGCTGGCCAAGGTCATCAACGAGCAGCAGCCGGACCTGGTGGCTTTACAGGAAGTAGATGTGTTCACCAACCGTACCGGTATTACTGTCCATCAGGCAAAAGAACTGGCTGCCCTTACCGGCATGGAATGGTTCTTTACCAAGGCCATTGATGTCAGCGGCGGACAATATGGTGATGCCGTGCTGTCGCGACTGCCCATCAAAGAAAGTAAACGATATGCGCTCCCCGTAGATCCCAATGTGAGTGGAGAATTCCGGTCTGTCGCTATGATCAAAGTCAATAAAGAAGGAAAAGACTTTTATTTCGCCTCCACACACCTGGACCACCTGTCACAGGAAGAAAACCGGCTGGTACAGGCAGCGGAACTGAAGAAAATAGTAGCCGCCCTTGACCTGCCACTGATCATGGCCGGTGATCTTAACGCGGTGCCCACTTCCCAAACGATGAACATTATCCGCAGTTTTATGAACCTGGGCTGTACGCAGCAATGCCCGCTGACATTCCCTTCCAATAAGCCGGACCGCACGATCGATTATATTATGACGACACCGAATGGAGGTTTCTCAGTAAGCACCTACCAACCATTGACAGGATATATAGCGGATAAAAACGTATATGCGTCCGACCATTGTGCCGTGGTGGCTACGATCAGTATAAATTAA
- a CDS encoding BT_3987 domain-containing protein, with product MKMKIGTACGMALLMLASCSRDSDLLRNIPDSIAVVYMPQAVNSPATYSFNRTAASDSIIYGACYGGPHSPASDIRVQFKVDASLVDKFNANNYTNYPVLPEGSYELEQSGSVIPAGKYNTPPLKLRVRFDKLDGVGNYLLPVSITTDAKVNDRLRTTYFLINAKYTSNPFSLFDRAAWKITGFSSEEPTGEGATNGHAIHALDGDGDTFWTTQWKAAKPGPPHTITIDMQTAQKLHGLALTGRTDKTTGEVKATGNPKNIVVETSLDGNVWDYTETFTLDNNKLNTIFLAYARQARFFRLTINTSQGDTYLTNIAELNAF from the coding sequence ATGAAAATGAAAATAGGAACGGCCTGCGGAATGGCTTTGCTGATGCTCGCCAGCTGCAGCCGTGACAGCGACCTGCTTCGTAATATCCCGGACAGCATCGCGGTAGTGTACATGCCGCAGGCGGTGAACAGTCCGGCTACGTATAGCTTTAACCGTACCGCCGCCAGCGATTCCATTATCTATGGCGCCTGCTATGGTGGCCCGCATTCCCCCGCATCGGACATCCGGGTGCAATTTAAAGTAGATGCTTCGCTGGTGGATAAATTCAACGCCAACAACTACACTAATTATCCCGTACTGCCTGAGGGCAGCTACGAGCTGGAGCAATCCGGCTCGGTCATCCCCGCCGGTAAATACAATACGCCCCCGCTGAAGCTGCGCGTGCGCTTCGATAAACTGGACGGCGTAGGCAACTACCTGCTGCCGGTCAGCATTACTACCGATGCTAAAGTCAATGATCGGTTACGTACCACCTATTTCCTTATCAATGCCAAATATACCAGCAACCCGTTTTCACTGTTTGATCGCGCGGCCTGGAAAATAACAGGCTTCTCTTCCGAAGAGCCTACCGGTGAAGGCGCTACGAACGGGCACGCTATTCACGCGCTGGATGGCGATGGTGATACCTTCTGGACTACCCAGTGGAAGGCCGCCAAACCCGGTCCGCCGCATACTATCACCATCGATATGCAGACAGCGCAAAAGCTGCATGGCCTCGCACTTACCGGCCGCACAGATAAAACTACCGGTGAAGTAAAAGCTACGGGCAACCCGAAAAACATCGTAGTGGAAACCAGCCTGGACGGTAACGTATGGGACTATACGGAAACATTCACGCTGGATAATAACAAGCTCAATACTATTTTCCTGGCTTATGCCCGGCAGGCACGCTTCTTCCGGCTCACGATCAATACCAGCCAGGGGGATACCTATCTGACAAACATCGCTGAACTGAATGCTTTTTAA
- a CDS encoding RagB/SusD family nutrient uptake outer membrane protein, whose amino-acid sequence MKIKRLAYLALVSTSFLTTACNKDFLNQVPDDRITIEQVFARRRYSEEYLANIYSTIPNEAYRNTSPWEGCSDDADITYDRPGSGYDTYPINLGNWSAASGYMDTWAKYYRGIRSASYFMQHIDENKEIKELPNGQDLIDKYKAEARFLRAFFYYGLLRQYGPVILLGDTPIAGDLEPSDAEMQKPRSSYDECVNYIVSELDLAATKLPKHFTEQADADYGRATAATCKAIKSRVLLLAASPQFNGNTDYAGFSNIDGKQLISSTFDKEKWKRAADAARDVITGFNFSLYRKNDATGKYDPYLSCRDVFLDPWNSEVIFARTTNNLKDWERSTSPRLANGYAAVAVTQQLVDEFEMQNGKGIRETGSGYMETGFSTAATKYTTAGTYNMYVNREPRFYVNVSYNGSLWINTSEGNKVIETFFTGNTGKKGSWDFPRTGYIARKNIHPNSNPRISQYIARPFILVRYAEILLNYVEALNEYAPGDPDIAKYLNEIRNRAGLPEVTPGLGQSEMRAKIRHERRVELALESLRYFDTRRWKIAEQTDGGNFYGMNVDAGTKLTDLVFYQRTVFERRVFLKSYYLFPIPQSEMDRDRNLVQNPGW is encoded by the coding sequence ATGAAAATAAAAAGACTCGCTTACCTCGCATTGGTAAGTACATCGTTCCTGACGACAGCCTGTAACAAGGACTTTCTTAACCAGGTCCCCGACGACCGCATCACCATCGAGCAGGTGTTTGCCCGCAGGCGCTATTCGGAAGAATACCTGGCCAATATCTATTCTACCATACCCAACGAAGCATACCGCAATACCTCCCCATGGGAAGGCTGCTCCGATGATGCAGACATCACCTATGACCGGCCGGGTTCTGGTTATGATACTTATCCCATCAACCTGGGCAACTGGAGCGCCGCTTCCGGTTATATGGACACCTGGGCCAAATACTACCGTGGTATCCGCTCCGCCTCGTATTTTATGCAACATATCGATGAAAACAAAGAGATAAAAGAGCTGCCCAACGGCCAGGACCTGATTGATAAATACAAGGCTGAAGCCCGCTTCCTGCGCGCCTTCTTTTATTATGGCCTGTTGCGCCAGTATGGCCCGGTGATCCTGCTTGGCGATACACCTATTGCCGGTGACCTGGAACCTTCCGACGCGGAAATGCAGAAACCCCGTAGCAGCTACGATGAATGTGTGAACTACATCGTATCGGAACTGGACCTCGCCGCCACGAAGTTGCCCAAACATTTCACCGAACAAGCCGATGCCGATTATGGCCGCGCTACCGCCGCCACCTGCAAGGCCATTAAAAGCCGTGTGCTCCTGCTTGCTGCCAGTCCGCAGTTCAACGGAAATACCGACTACGCTGGTTTCTCTAACATAGATGGTAAACAACTGATCAGTTCCACCTTCGACAAGGAAAAATGGAAACGTGCTGCCGACGCGGCAAGAGATGTGATCACTGGTTTCAATTTCTCCCTGTACCGCAAGAACGACGCTACCGGAAAATACGATCCCTACCTTTCCTGCCGCGATGTGTTCCTCGATCCGTGGAATAGTGAAGTGATCTTCGCCCGTACCACCAACAACCTGAAGGACTGGGAAAGATCTACCAGCCCACGGCTGGCCAACGGCTATGCTGCCGTGGCGGTGACCCAGCAGCTGGTTGACGAGTTTGAAATGCAGAACGGCAAAGGTATCCGCGAAACCGGCTCCGGTTACATGGAGACAGGCTTTTCTACCGCGGCCACCAAATACACCACCGCCGGTACTTACAATATGTATGTCAACCGTGAACCGCGTTTCTACGTGAACGTTAGTTACAATGGCAGCCTGTGGATCAACACCAGCGAAGGTAATAAGGTGATAGAAACGTTCTTTACAGGGAACACCGGTAAAAAAGGTTCCTGGGATTTCCCCCGCACCGGTTATATCGCCCGTAAAAATATCCACCCCAACAGCAATCCGAGAATTTCCCAGTATATCGCCCGGCCGTTTATACTGGTACGTTATGCGGAGATTTTGCTCAACTACGTAGAGGCGTTGAATGAATATGCTCCCGGTGATCCGGACATCGCCAAATACCTCAATGAAATCCGTAACCGTGCCGGTCTTCCGGAAGTAACGCCGGGCCTTGGCCAGAGCGAAATGCGGGCTAAGATCCGTCATGAGAGAAGGGTAGAGCTGGCGCTGGAAAGCCTGCGTTATTTTGATACCCGCCGCTGGAAAATTGCAGAACAGACAGACGGAGGCAACTTTTACGGTATGAACGTAGACGCCGGTACGAAACTGACAGACCTCGTGTTTTATCAACGTACTGTTTTTGAAAGAAGGGTCTTCCTCAAAAGCTATTATCTGTTCCCTATTCCGCAGTCAGAAATGGACCGCGACCGTAACCTGGTACAGAACCCGGGCTGGTAA